The Panicum virgatum strain AP13 chromosome 5K, P.virgatum_v5, whole genome shotgun sequence genome has a window encoding:
- the LOC120707201 gene encoding UBP1-associated proteins 1C-like: protein MVWFQCEDCGENLKKPKLAGHFRSCYASKLSCIDCGEFFSQDTVQGHTQCISEAEKYGPKGQSNSSKGAQGKADKPKPNADVDINVGLSTRPPWFCSLCNTTATSKQTLLLHADGKKHRAKAKAFHASQKQANGAEQTADVKETTAVPTIESAQANGGKSGDHERDEEKDAGKRKRVDDMAIEEPYNTKRQHLTSSNIGEVIQSKDGKSENKTKSAADELAGGADCKSVQKQKIKWKKIITKTLKTSPDGVMKLKKLQKLVAKELQECGLTEDKEGLYATLMDKIASSSRFSVDGKRVRLVAKNDDES from the exons ATGGTGTGGTTCCAGTGCGAGGACTGCGGCGAGAACCTCAAGAAGCCCAAGCTCGCCGGCCACTTCCGCTCTTGCTACGCCTCCAAG CTATCGTGCATCGATTGCGGCGAGTTCTTCAGCCAGGACACCGTGCAGGGGCACACCCAGTGCATCTCCGAGGCC GAGAAGTATGGTCCCAAGGGACAGAGCAACTCATCCAAGGGTGCGCAGGGTAAGGCAGATAAACCAAAGCCAAATGCAGATGTAGATATCAATGTTGGGCTGTCGACACGGCCTCCTTGGTTCTGCAG CCTATGCAATACCACTGCCACTAGCAAGCAGACTCTCTTACTGCATGCTGATGGAAAGAAGCATAGGGCAAAAGCGAAAGCTTTCCATGCTTCCCAGAAGCAAGCAAATGGAGCTGAACAAACTGCAGATGTGAAGGAAACCACGGCTGTTCCTACAATAGAATCTGCTCAAGCAAATGGGGGTAAGAGTGGCGATCATGAAAGAGATGAAGAAAAGGATGCTGGCAAAAGAAAGAGAGTGGATGACATGGCCATAGAGGAGCCATATAACACAAAAAGACAGCATTTAACAAGTTCAAACATTGGAGAGGTGATACAATCTAAAGATGGGAAGTcagaaaacaaaacaaagaGTGCTGCAGATGAACTCGCAGGTGGTGCTGACTGTAAAAGTGTTCAGAAACAAAAGATCAAGTGGAAGAAGATTATTACTAAGACACTGAAGACG AGTCCGGATGGAGTTATGAAGCTTAAGAAGCTGCAAAAGCTTGTCGCCAAGGAGCTGCAGGAATGTGGCTTGACTGAAGACAAGGAGGGGCTCTATGCTACCTTGATGGATAAA ATAGCTTCAAGCTCCAGATTTTCTGTTGATGGCAAGCGCGTTAGATTGGTGGCGAAGAATGATGACGAATCTTAG